The DNA window TTGGTGCCGCCGAAGCCCTCGGCGACAATGCGGATCCCCTTGTCGTCCATCAGCGCGATATAGCCGTCCAGCACGCCCGCGTTGATCGAATCCGTCCAGGGCACCATGCGGGTCGTGACGGTGAGCCATACGCGTCCTTTCGAGTCGCGCGCGACAAAGTTGGCCTTGCCAATCGGGCGGCCGTCGATTTCCGAATACAGCGTGCGCAGCGTCCCTTCGCGCGTCAGCAACTCGACGCTGTCGGTGCCCCAGTTGGCGATGACGATGTCGCCGTTTTCCAACAGCGCCAGCCCGTTCGGCAGCGAGCCTTTGGCCATGACATACCGGTCTTCGAAGCCTTGTTGCGTGTCGGCGTCGCCCGACCGTGTCGGCACGATCAGCCGCTGCGTGCCGTCGGCATCGATACGCATCACGCCGCCGCGCGCGTCCGCGACCAGCAGGCTGCCGTCACGCTGGGCAAGGATGCATTCCGGACGCTGAAGATCCTGGCCAACCGTACGGATCCGTGCCCGGTCGACCTGCCAGCCCTTGAGTGGATTTGTCGTCATTATTGCTTCTTTGTCAAATAGTTGAGTGAGTAGTCCGCACGTTCTGCCGACTTGCGACAGGGTGCGCATGCGGTCCGGATAAAACACTTTGCTCGTCGAACGATCATAAGCAAGAAAAAAACCTATGGAAAACCGTTTATATCGTTTTAAACTATCAAAAAAATCGGTAAAACAATGGAGACCTCATGCGATTCAAACGACTCGATCTCAACCTGGTCGTGGCCCTGGACGCCCTGCTCGCGGAGCGCAGCGTCACCAGGGCGGGCCAGCGGCTGAACATCAGCCAGACCACCCTCAGCGACGCGCTCGGGCGGCTGCGCGACTATTTCAACGACGAGCTGCTGATCCAGGTCGGCCGGAAGATGGTTCCGACACCGCTCGGCGAAAGCCTTGTCGGCCCCGCCCGCAACATGCTGCTGCAGGCGGAGGCGATGGTGAATACGAAGCCGAGTTTCGATCCCGGCGCGGCCGTCCGCTCGTTCACGCTGATGATGAGCGACTACATCAGCACCGTCCTGATCTCGAAGGTCGCCCCGGCGCTGAGCCGAATCGCGCCGCACGTTACGCTCGATGTATTGCCGCATTCGTCCGTACCGTGGGAGTCGCTCGCGCGCGGCGAGACCGACTTCCTGATCATGCCGCAGGCCTACCTGTCGTCCGACCACCCCAGCGAACCCTTGTTCGATGACAGCTTCGTCTGCATCGTCGCCACGGACAACGAACTGGTCGGCGACACGATCGACCTGGAGCAGTTCATGCGCATGGGCCATGTGCTCACGCGCTTCGGCAACAACCGCACGCCTTCCATCGACGAATGGTTCTTCAAGCGCTTCGGCAACGAGCGCCGGATCGAGATGATCACGATGGGCTTTTATGCCGTGCCCCAGGCCATCGTCGGCACCAACCGGATCGCGACCATCCAGCGCACGCTGGCGGACTATTACGCGACGATGCTGCCGATCCGCGTGGTCGACCACCTCTTCGAGCTGCCCACCATTTCCACAGGCCTGCAGTGGAACCGCTTTGCGGACAGCGATCCGGGCATGGCGTGGATGCGTTCGGTGCTGCGCGAGCACAGCGCGACGATCCACGGTTGACTTCAGTCCGCGGCGGGCGCCGCAGTCAACGGCGCCTGGCCTGCCCGGCTGCGCTTCATGCCGCGGCCCAGCAGGGCGAAACACGTCACGCCGATGGCGCCGAACCCGGCGACCGCCATGCCGAGGCCCGCGAAGCCGAAGCGCTGGGCGACGATGCCCGCGATCGCCGGGGCCAGCGCGGAACCGATCATCAGCATCGCGGGGGTCAACGCATTGGTGCGCCCGCTGGGATCCAGGCGCGCCGTCAGCCCGAACACGAAGGGATGGGCGAAGATGATCACGAACGCGTAGAAGCTCGCCGCCATGGCGTAGGGGGCGAAACTCGACGAACTGGAAATCGTGAACGCCAGTCCAACCTGTACCAACGTCGCGCCGATCGCCACGCCGACCTGCGGCAGGCGCTTCTGCAGGAAGCCGGAAAGCGGCGCAGGAAACAGGTTCACGATGCCGATTGCCGCCAGCAGGCTGTTTACATGGTCGAGCCCGAATCCACGCGCCATCCCGATGCGCTCGAGGAAGCTGAAAATGATCGACTGGTTCAGCGCCAGGCAGGCGACGCCCGTCACCAGCAGCCACACGGCCCGCGGAACGCGCACGGGCTCGGACGGCCGCGTGGCGCCGGCGCCGCTGGCCTGGTCGGCGGGAAAGCCAAGCGATGCCAGCGCCGCGCTCGCCATCAGCCCCGCCATCACGACGAACAGGCTGGGACTGCCGGCGGTGGCCATCAGTCGGGGCACGAGCGCATAGAACACGACCGCAAATACGCCGAGCGCGGTGCCGGCCAGCGCGAACAGGCGGTGGGGATTGCCCGACCGTCCCATGGCACCGTGGGCCATCGACAGGCCGCAGCCGGTCCCGATCCCGGCGACGATGTGCAGGGCAACCAGTGCCGGCCATGCGGTCGCCCGTGACGCCATCAGCAGCCCCGCCGCCGACACCGCGAAGCCGCCGGCCGCGCAGAGGCGACGCGGAACGCGGTCGAAGCGTGGCGCGGACCAGACGCTGGCGCCGACCGCGCCAAGCAGGAACAGGGTGACGGTCAGGCCCGCGTGCTCGAAATCGAGTCCGTAATGCTGGACCAGGGTGCCGACCCAGAGCGGCAAGGCCACGAGGTCGATCAGGCCGGCCACATGGGCCAGCATCAGGGCGAATGTGCCACGAGTGGCTTGGTTGCTGCTCATAGATTTCTCCAGTGGGTACTGCACATCAATCCGGCATCGGCGTGCCGGCCGCGACCGGCGCACCGTCGGCCGTGCACGCCGGCGGCGCGTGCCGCGCGGCCATGCGCGGGCGCAGCAGGAAGTGTCCCAGCGCGGGCAGCAGGATCAGCGCGCCGAGCATGTTCAGCAGGAACATGAAGGCTAGCAGAATGCCCATGTCGGCCTGGAACTTGATGGGCGAGAAAGCCCATGTCGCAACACCGACGGCAAGCGTGACGCCGGTGAGCATGACGACCTTGCCCGTGAACAGCAGGGCCCGGTAATAGGCTTCCGACAGGCTCATTCCGTCACGCATGCGCGCCAGCATGACGCTCAGGATGTAGAGCGCGTAGTCGATGCCGATGCCGACACCGAGCGCGATCACGGGCAGCGTGGCGACCTTGACACCGATGCCCAGGCACACCATCAATGCCTCGGCCAGCACCGACGTCAGCATCAGCGGCAGGATCGCCACCACGACGGCGCGCCAGGAGCGGAAGGTGACGAAGCACAGGACGACGACGGCGCCATACACCAGGAACAGCATTTCGTACCACGAGCGCTTGACGACGATGTTCGTGGCGGCCTCGATACCCGCGCTGCCCGCGGCTTGCAGGAACTGGACGTCCGGGCTGTTGTTGGCCGCGGCGAAGCCCTCGACGTGCGCGACGACGCGCGCCAGGGTGTCGGCCCGGTGATCCTTCAGGTACACGTACAGGGTCAGGAGGCCGCAGGATTCGTTGTACAGGCCGCGCGGCGCGCCCGCCGTCACCGTATTGAGCATGTCCTGGTTCTTCACGAGCTCATACCACTTCGGGCTGGCCTCGTTCAGGCCACTCAGCATGCGCCGGTTCAACAACGCCAGCGTGTTGACCGACTCCACGCCGTCGAGCTGGCGCAATTCCCACTCGAGGGCGTCGACGCGCTTCAGCACGTCGTAGCTCGAGCAGCCGCCGTTGTCGGGCGTCTTGACCAGGACGGCGTAGACGTCGCTGCTGGCGCCGTAGTGCTGGTTCATGTATGCCACGTCGCGGTTGTAGCGCGAATCCGGACGGAGTTCCGGCGCACCCGGATCGAGGTCGCCGATCTTCAGATGGTGGCTCACCGCCAGGCCGGCAGCGGCGACGACGCAGGCGCACAGCACCGCCAGCGTCGCGTACGACTTGCGCGTAAACAGGTCGAGGACGCGCCACAGGCGCTCCTTGTCGGCGCCGGACGCCTCGGCTGCCTCGGCGCGCAGGCTGCGCTCGGCGGCGCGTTGGCTGACGCCGGTGTACGACAGCAGGATCGGCAACAGGATCAGGTTCGTGAAGATCAGCGCGGCAACCCCGATGCTGGCGGCGACCGCCAGTTCCTTGATGACCCGGATGTCGATCACCAGCAGGACGGCGAAGCCGACGGCGTCGGCCAGCAGTGCGGTCAGGCCGGCGAGGAACAGGCGCCGGAAGGTAAAGCGCGCCGCCACGAGCTTGTGGGCGCCGCGCCCGATGTCCTGCATGATGCCGTTCATCTTCTGCGCGCCGTGGCTCATCCCGATCGCGAAGATGAGGAACGGTACCAGCATCGAATAAGGGTCCAGCGCATAGCCCAGCGTGGGCAACAGCCCGAGCTGCCAGACGACGGCGATCAGCGAACTCACGACGACCAGCACGGTCGAGCGCACGCAGCGGGTGAACCAGTAGACCATGGCGGCCGCGATCGCGATCGCGATGCCGAAGAACAGCAGCACCTGGCGCAGGCCGTCGATCAGGTCGCCGACGATCTTGGCGAAGCCCGTCACGTGGATGCGTACGCCCTGCGTCTCGTACCTGGCGCGGATCGTTTCCAGCGCGGCGGACAAGACCCGGTAGTCGAGCGCCCTGCCATGCGCGTCGACGGCCATCAGCGGCACGTAGATCACGCTGGAGCGGCCGTCGAGCGCCACGGTCTGGCCGATCTCGTTGGAGCGCGCGACGTTCGCTTCGAGCTTGCGCAGGCCGGGAGCGCTCCCGTCGTAGTCTTCGGGGATCACCGGACCGCCTTCGAGTCCTTCCTCCGTCACGCCGGTCCAGCGCGTGTTCGGCGTCCACAGGGACTTCATGAACGGCCGGTCGACACCCGGCAGCAGGAACACCTCGTCGTTGATCTTCGCCAGCGTCGCGAGGTAACGGGCGTCGTAGATAGTGCCCGCGGGGTTCTCGACCACGATGCGCACGGCGTTGCCGAGACCGCTCAACTCCTTCTGGTATTTCAGGTAGTTGGCGATGTACGGGTGACCGGTCGGAATGGTTTTTTCGAAGCTCGCGTTCAGGCGCAGCTTGCTGGCCTGGAAACCGAGGATGCCGGTGATCACGGCGCACAGCACGATGACGACCAGGCGATGGTTGAACAACAGGCGTTCGAGTAACGAACCGGACTGCGGGTCGAAACGCGCCAGATCGGTCGGCGCGTTGCGGTCGGTAGAGGTTGTCGGCATCATTTTGCGGCCATGGAAACGGTGGGAGCGGCGGATGGCGCGACGGCCGGCAGGCGCAGCACGCCAAAGACACTGGCGGCGATTATGCTGCCGTCGGCGTCGACCAGCAGGTCGTTCAGCGGCGGCAGGGCCGGAACGTTCAAGGGGACCAGCGCGGTGGCGCCGGGTCCGGCGGCGAGCACCTGGCCCGCCTGGTTGACCGCCACGATGCCGTCGGCGCCACGGACCCCGATGGCGGTGATCGCCGCCGGCGTGGGCGATTCGAGCTTGTTCCAGCTCGCGCCGCGGTCGCGGGAGCGATATGCGTTGCCGCGCAGGCCGCCCACCACGACTTCGTCCGCGCCGGGGAGGCACAGGGCGAAGAAGCTCCCCTTGTAGCCCGTGTCGAGGCGTTCGAAATGCAGCCCGCCGTCCGTGGCGCGCAGCAGCAGTCCCTGCTCGCCCGCGATGTAGACGACGTCGCCCGTCGATCGCACGGCATACAGGTGGTTGCCCTTCGGGTTGTCGAGCCGGCCCATCAGCGACGTCCACGTCTTGCCGCCGTCGCGGGTACGGAACGCCAGGTTGTAGGCGCCGACGACGATCCCGTTGAGCGCGTCGCCGAAATGCAGCGCCAGGAAGGGCTTGTCCGGTCCGTCCCGGACCAGGCGCTGGGCGTCGGCCAGGTCGCGCGCCGCACGGGGCGCCCCGGTCTCGGCCTGGGCGTCGCGCAGCGCGAGTTGCGCCGCCTGCACGCCGTCCAGCTGGCGCGACCAGGTCTCGCCGCCGTCTGCGCTGTGCAGGACCACCCCGTAGTGTCCGGTGGCCCATCCCTGCCGTGGGGTTGGGAACTGGACCGCCGTCAGCGTGACGCTGGTCGGCACCCTGGCCTGGCGCCAGGACTTGCCGCCGTCGTCGGACAGCGCGACGACGCCGTGCTCGCCTACCGCCACCAGACGCTTGCCGGCGTGCGCCAGCCCCGCCAGGAAGACCCGGCCGGGCTGCCGCACCATCGTCGCGGGCCGCGTCAACGGATCCGCGACCGGGACCGCCGCGTGGGCGGCACCGGCCGCCAGCGTGCCGGCCACCGCCAGCATCGAAACAACATACTTGAACTTCATGATTCGCTCCGCGATAACCACCGTGCCGACATGCTCAGCGCTGACCTTCCCCAGCCATCGCTTCCGGCGTGAACACCGTATTGCCGTAGCGAGGCATGATCTTGTACTGCTCGGCCTTCTCGTTCAGCACGCCGTTCACGTACCACGCACCCGAAACCAGGTCGTAGAAGCCGAATTCCTGCGGCGGCGCCGTGGCCGGCAGGTCGGGCATCACGATCGGGTTCGCGAACATGGTCTTCCACAGCTGGCCGTTGGCATCCCAGCGGTCGCCCAGTACCGCCGCCCAGGTATCCTCGTCCAGGTAGTAGCGGCCCTTGGGCGCCTGGTGGCGCTTGCCCGGCGCCAGGTTGGCCTCGACCACCCACACGCGGTGCAGCTCCCAGCGGACGTAGTCCGGGTTCAGGTGGTGCTCGCCGATCAGGTCCGCGATCTTCGGCTGCAGCATCTTGTTGCTGTTGTAGGGGATGTAGATCTCCTTCTTGCCGACCAGCTTCCAGTCGAACCGGTCCAATCGGCCGTTGAAGACGTCCACCTCGTCGAACGACATGATCCCGGCCGTCGCCGGGGTCGGCGTGTCGCAGCAGGCGATCGGCAGCTTGCGTACGCGGCGCTGGCCGGTCAGGTAGACCCATGCCTGGGTGCGCTCGGGGTTCAGGTTCTCGCGACCGACGATCGCTTCGCCGGCGCGGATCGGCGGGCCGGCATTGACGAGGCGGATCAGCCAGTATTCGCCGTTGTAGTTGCCCGCGCTGCCGTCCTTGAAGTAGTACGGCATCTGGAAGTCGCCGCGGCCGTCGACGGTCGTGACCTGCTTGCCGTCGGCGGTCACCTGGATGCCGCGGAAGTCCGCGTGCCAGTCGCTGCCGCGCCAGCGCAGCAGGTGGTTCCACATCGCTTCGGCGCCGTTCTTCGGGATCGGGAACGGAACGCCGCCATAGACGCCTTCCGGTACCATGCCGTTCAGCTTGCCGCTGGTGGCGTTCTTGAACGTGTTGTCGTACACCCACTGCGGAGCGGCCGCCGTGCGGTGGGTCGGATACACGTCGAGGCGGAACGTGTCCGGGTGCTTCTTCAGCATGGCCTTGACGCCGTCGGTCAGCTTGTCCGCGTACTGGGCCGCGTTCTTAGCCGTGATGGTGTACAGCGGCTTTTCGTTCGCGAACGGGTCGCCGCGCTTGCCGCCGTTGGCGAAGCCGGGAATGGCCTTCGTATAGCCGCCGTCCCAGGCGGGGATGGTGCCGTCCTTGTTGCCGGCACGCTCGCCGCCGAGCGGGGTCAGCGTGGTCTTGAGCTGCGCCGCCTCATCGGGCATGGCCGCGTGGGCGGCTGCGCCCAGCACCAGCAGGCTGCACAGGGTCGCCAGCGCGGTCTTGTGTGGTCGAATCATAGTTGTCTCCTCGATGTTAGAAGGTGCGGCGCACGGACAGCGATACGAAGTCGCGGTCCTTCAGGCTTTGCTTGAAGGTCTGGTTGGCCAGCGAAATCGGCACCAGGAACGTGCCTTCCGGTCCGAAGTAATGCGTGTAGTTGATGCCGATGCGCCAGGTGTCCAGGTAGGCGCCGTTGATGCCGACGCTGACGTCGCCGCCGTGCGACACGCCGAAGCCGCCCACCACCGACGACCTGCCGCTCGGGGTGTAGCCGAGACCGACCGGCACGCTGATGTCGATGCCGGGCCAGGCCTGGCGGTACGAGGGCTCGTAGATAGTGCGCAGCGACCACGCGTTGCGCGTCGTGTTCGGGTCGAGCGCGCCGGCGTTCTTCGTGATGCTCGTGCGGCGATTCCACGCGACCTCGCCGACCCAGCTCGCCTCGCTGGCGATGAAGCTGGGACCCAGCGACGCGATCCACGAGAACTGGGCCTGCAGCGAGTTGCCGACGGCGTACAGCGGATTGTGGTTGTTGTCGCTGGTGCCCGCCAGGTCCACCTGGGCGACGCTCTGCAACGCCAGGTTGCGGTGCACGGAGACCTCGCCCGCGAAGTTCACGTTGCCGACCGACGTGCTCGCACTGACGCCATACGTACGGGTATGCTCGTGGTAGGCGAGCTGGTACTCGCCGATCTGATTCGGCGCCACCGGCGGCGTGCTGAACGAGCCCGGCTTGACCAGGACCTGGAAGTTGCGGTCGTTGTACTGCAGGGCGTAGAAGCCGAGATCGAGATCGCTGTCCCCGAGCCGGTATTTCAACTGCAGGCCGCCCTGCCCCGAGCGACCGCCCTTCATGTCGGCCGCGCGGCGGAAGAAGATCGACGTGCCGGCACCCGGCACGTACAGCATGTCGGACCCGGGCAGCGTGAAGTCGGGCGCCATCCCGGAAAAATAGCTGCCGAGGCCCGGCAGGCGGTTTTCTTCCCAGCCGAGCTTGTAGTAACCGGCCACCGCCAGGTTCGGCGTGAGCTGGATCTGGCCCGACACCTGGTTGTCGGGGCGGATCAATTCGTTGAAGCGCAGATTCGGCACCGACAACGCCTTGTTGACGTCGATCGGCGCCTGGCCCGCTGCGATGCCGTTCCCGCCGAAGAACACGCTCTCGCCCCAGATCAGCGCATGGCGTCCGAGGCGGAACGTGACCGGTGTGCCCGCCGGTTCGAAGCGGCCGGACACAAACGCATCGAGGATCTCAGCATCGCGCCCGTTGTACTTCCGGGTCTGGCTCGGAAAACGGTCATGCGCGACACCGAAGGCGTTCACGGTGCCTGGCGCGCTGTCGTTGTCGTTCGACGTGTTGTAGGCGAAGTCATACCATGCCGCGCCACTGACCCGCACGCCGAACTGCCTGTAGCTCGCGTCGAACTCGGACAGCAGGTCGACACGGTTCGAGATGAATCCGCGGTCGAAATTGCGGTCCCCGTCGTCCTGGTTGGGATCGACCTTCAGCGCGTCCGACGCGTTCTTCGCGCGCACGCCCGTGCTGTACTTCACTGTGTTATCCCAGCGCAGCTTGAGATCGGGATTGCCGCTGTCCAGCTCCGACGCGTGGACGGCCGGCACGATGAACAGATGGGCCAGCAGGACCGTCAGCAAGCGCGCCTTCGGCGCCTTGGACATGCCTGCATCGGATGAATCGCGGGTGCTTTGCATCTATGTCTCCTTAGGTGGGCTGGATGACCAGCCTTCTTGTGTCAGGCCCGGCGCGCCGCCGATGTCGGCGCGACCGGACGAACGCATGCTTGCCGCATGCGGCGATCTATGAAGCGGGTGGACTGCGTGACGGCTGACGGAGGGGCGTCGCGCCACCGTCAGCCGGCGCTATCGTGCGGCCACGGGCCGGAAAGCGAAGGTGGCGGGTTGCGCCGGGTCGGTGCGGTACGGGGTCATGACGATGTCTCCTTGTTGGTCTTTTGGCTCCGTGTGGGAGTCCTTTTGTTATCCCATGATAGACATGAGACACACGCATTGAAAACCGTTTGTTCCGGTTTGAACTATCAAGAAAATCGGTACATCAATCGATCACTGTTCAAAAGGCATTGACGACCGTTTCCAGATGCGTCACGACCGGGAGCCCGTCGAAGCAATGACCGACCAGGGCGCGCCACGCCTGGAAGTCTTCGCTCGACCGGAAATGCACGGTGTGGTCCTCCAGGGATTCCCAACGCACCAGCAAGCGGTATGCGCGCCGGTTTTCGATCCCGCGCTGCAAGACCATGGAGAGGCAGCCGCGCGCGCGCCGGAACAGCGGCGCCGCCTGCGCCACGCCCGCTTCGAATACGGCTTCCATGCCGGGTTTTACGAGGATGTCTGCACTTTCCAATACCATATTCCCTCCTGTTAAACGGCCGCACCAGCGGTCGCACGGTAAAAGTCGAGCGCATTTGGGCGCCGCTTATCGTCGGCGCTCATCGGGACTCTGCGCCGACGCGGCCGCCCAGGTTTTCCGCGATCCAGTCCGCGATGAACGCGCCGGCGTTCGCCATGTTGTCGAGGCTGACATGGTGGACGCCGCCTTCGCGATCCGTGAAGATCTTCAGCTCGCGCTTCGGGCTATTCACCAGCTGGTCATAGGTCTGGTACGCGTATTCCACCGGGATCTGGCGGTCCTGCTCGCCGTGCGTGACGAGGAACGGCACCTGCACGCGGTCCAGGATCCCGTTCAGGTGTATCTGCTCGGCCTTGGCCATGAACGCGTCCATGTCGTTCGCACCCCATACCCAGCGCACGTGTTCCCAGTAATGCGGCACAGGGTTCTCGCCCTCTCGCTTGAGACGACGCTTCTGCATCTCGCCCCAGTTGTGGTTGGCGCCCCACACGGCGCCAAGTGCGAAACGCGGCTCGAAGGCGACCGCGCGCGGCGTGTAGTAGCCGCCCAGCGACACACCCATCATGCCGATGCGCCCGGGGTCGACGTCGGCGCGCGTCTCGAGGTAGTCGACCACCTTGCCCGCCCAGGCCTCGCTGTTCACGAGCGCCGGCATGGCGTGCAGGCGCAGCGCCTCGCCGGTGCCCGGCTGGTCGAGGTACAGGCAGGCGATGCCGCGCTGGGTCAACTGCTTCGTGATCTGCGTGCGTGCCAGCATTTCCTTCGTGCTGTCCAGGCCATTCACGCACAGCATGACCGGCTGGCGTGCGTCCGGCGCGACGCCCTCGGCATGGAACAGGATCCCCGCAAGGTTGGCGTCGCCGTACGGGATCTCGACGCGCTCGCAACGTACGCCCATCAGTTCCTGCGCTTCCTGGAATAGCGCGACGTAGCGCTGGTACAGCACCTTGCGCGGCGCGAAGCCGTGCGCCTGCATGCGTTCCGCGCAGGCGAAATACTGGACCGCGCGGTCGAGCTTTTCGCCGGCGCTGTAGCGGCGCCCGAGCGCCTTGTCTTCCTGCGCCAGGTCGACGAGCTTGTCGCCCATGGCGACCCAGGCCTGGAAGAAGGCTTCGGTACCGGGATCGTCGCCCTGCGTGGCGAGGTCGCGCAGCGGGCGGCAGACTTCGTCGATCTCGCCGATCCTGCCACCGCTTTCCAGCGCCGCGTTGACGGCCAGGCTCCAGACGTAATTCGTGGGAAAATATTGGAACATCGACATGTTTGATTCTTCCTATTGAGTTCGTTGCAATGCGTTGCGGATCAGTTCCCCGATCGAGCCGTCGTGACGGAAGCCAAGCCCCTCGGCGGTACGGGCGTCCAGTGGCGGCTGGCTTGCGAACGCGGCCTCCAGCTCGGGGTTCGGCGCGTACGTGACGAGACCGCGGCGGTCGGCGCCATACATCTCCGCCAGGCCGTCCACCAGTTCCGCGATCGTCAGGCGCAGCACCGGCAGCGTGAATTCCCGGCGGCCCAGGACCTGCCCGGGCGCCAGCGCGGCTGCGTGGAGGAAGTTGTCGACGCAGCAGGCGACCGACATCCACCATGCCACGCCCTGCGGCGACACCGGGCAGGTGAAGCGTTCGCCGGCGGACAGGCGCCAGAAGATGTCGCTCATGAACGAAGAAAGCAGGCCGTTCGGCACCGGGGGACGCGCCACGATGCCGGGCAGGCGCAGGATGCGGCCGTCGACCCAGCCGCGCCGGCTGTAGTCCTTCACGAGGATCTCGCCGGCCAGCTTGTGCGCGCCATAGCTCAGCTGCGGTGCGAGCGGCGTCGCATCATCGACCTTCGCCCCCATCCGGCCATACACGGCGATGGTGCTGGCGAACACGAACACCGGTGCCTGCACCTGGCGCCGGCTACGCTCGAGCAACGCCAGGGTGCCCTGCAGGTTCACCTCGAGCCCGAGCTCGAAGTTGCGCTCGGCCGCGCCGCCGGGGACGCTGGCCAGGTGGAAGATCACGTCGTACGGCTGGG is part of the Massilia putida genome and encodes:
- a CDS encoding DUF1329 domain-containing protein codes for the protein MIRPHKTALATLCSLLVLGAAAHAAMPDEAAQLKTTLTPLGGERAGNKDGTIPAWDGGYTKAIPGFANGGKRGDPFANEKPLYTITAKNAAQYADKLTDGVKAMLKKHPDTFRLDVYPTHRTAAAPQWVYDNTFKNATSGKLNGMVPEGVYGGVPFPIPKNGAEAMWNHLLRWRGSDWHADFRGIQVTADGKQVTTVDGRGDFQMPYYFKDGSAGNYNGEYWLIRLVNAGPPIRAGEAIVGRENLNPERTQAWVYLTGQRRVRKLPIACCDTPTPATAGIMSFDEVDVFNGRLDRFDWKLVGKKEIYIPYNSNKMLQPKIADLIGEHHLNPDYVRWELHRVWVVEANLAPGKRHQAPKGRYYLDEDTWAAVLGDRWDANGQLWKTMFANPIVMPDLPATAPPQEFGFYDLVSGAWYVNGVLNEKAEQYKIMPRYGNTVFTPEAMAGEGQR
- a CDS encoding LysR family transcriptional regulator; protein product: MRFKRLDLNLVVALDALLAERSVTRAGQRLNISQTTLSDALGRLRDYFNDELLIQVGRKMVPTPLGESLVGPARNMLLQAEAMVNTKPSFDPGAAVRSFTLMMSDYISTVLISKVAPALSRIAPHVTLDVLPHSSVPWESLARGETDFLIMPQAYLSSDHPSEPLFDDSFVCIVATDNELVGDTIDLEQFMRMGHVLTRFGNNRTPSIDEWFFKRFGNERRIEMITMGFYAVPQAIVGTNRIATIQRTLADYYATMLPIRVVDHLFELPTISTGLQWNRFADSDPGMAWMRSVLREHSATIHG
- a CDS encoding MFS transporter; protein product: MSSNQATRGTFALMLAHVAGLIDLVALPLWVGTLVQHYGLDFEHAGLTVTLFLLGAVGASVWSAPRFDRVPRRLCAAGGFAVSAAGLLMASRATAWPALVALHIVAGIGTGCGLSMAHGAMGRSGNPHRLFALAGTALGVFAVVFYALVPRLMATAGSPSLFVVMAGLMASAALASLGFPADQASGAGATRPSEPVRVPRAVWLLVTGVACLALNQSIIFSFLERIGMARGFGLDHVNSLLAAIGIVNLFPAPLSGFLQKRLPQVGVAIGATLVQVGLAFTISSSSSFAPYAMAASFYAFVIIFAHPFVFGLTARLDPSGRTNALTPAMLMIGSALAPAIAGIVAQRFGFAGLGMAVAGFGAIGVTCFALLGRGMKRSRAGQAPLTAAPAAD
- a CDS encoding antibiotic biosynthesis monooxygenase family protein, yielding MVLESADILVKPGMEAVFEAGVAQAAPLFRRARGCLSMVLQRGIENRRAYRLLVRWESLEDHTVHFRSSEDFQAWRALVGHCFDGLPVVTHLETVVNAF
- a CDS encoding WD40/YVTN/BNR-like repeat-containing protein; translation: MKFKYVVSMLAVAGTLAAGAAHAAVPVADPLTRPATMVRQPGRVFLAGLAHAGKRLVAVGEHGVVALSDDGGKSWRQARVPTSVTLTAVQFPTPRQGWATGHYGVVLHSADGGETWSRQLDGVQAAQLALRDAQAETGAPRAARDLADAQRLVRDGPDKPFLALHFGDALNGIVVGAYNLAFRTRDGGKTWTSLMGRLDNPKGNHLYAVRSTGDVVYIAGEQGLLLRATDGGLHFERLDTGYKGSFFALCLPGADEVVVGGLRGNAYRSRDRGASWNKLESPTPAAITAIGVRGADGIVAVNQAGQVLAAGPGATALVPLNVPALPPLNDLLVDADGSIIAASVFGVLRLPAVAPSAAPTVSMAAK
- a CDS encoding SMP-30/gluconolactonase/LRE family protein; translated protein: MTTNPLKGWQVDRARIRTVGQDLQRPECILAQRDGSLLVADARGGVMRIDADGTQRLIVPTRSGDADTQQGFEDRYVMAKGSLPNGLALLENGDIVIANWGTDSVELLTREGTLRTLYSEIDGRPIGKANFVARDSKGRVWLTVTTRMVPWTDSINAGVLDGYIALMDDKGIRIVAEGFGGTNEIRFDAKEEWLYVVESNARRISRLRVADDGSLYGREIYGPSQLDGFPDGFAFDAAGNLWITLIMSDKLIALTPDGDVLTLLDDGNPEATATLNRHYADKTLTPEIMQAAKGTLAPWMASLTFGGPDLRTVYLGSLMGNTIPYFRSPVPGLALIHW
- a CDS encoding efflux RND transporter permease subunit — protein: MPTTSTDRNAPTDLARFDPQSGSLLERLLFNHRLVVIVLCAVITGILGFQASKLRLNASFEKTIPTGHPYIANYLKYQKELSGLGNAVRIVVENPAGTIYDARYLATLAKINDEVFLLPGVDRPFMKSLWTPNTRWTGVTEEGLEGGPVIPEDYDGSAPGLRKLEANVARSNEIGQTVALDGRSSVIYVPLMAVDAHGRALDYRVLSAALETIRARYETQGVRIHVTGFAKIVGDLIDGLRQVLLFFGIAIAIAAAMVYWFTRCVRSTVLVVVSSLIAVVWQLGLLPTLGYALDPYSMLVPFLIFAIGMSHGAQKMNGIMQDIGRGAHKLVAARFTFRRLFLAGLTALLADAVGFAVLLVIDIRVIKELAVAASIGVAALIFTNLILLPILLSYTGVSQRAAERSLRAEAAEASGADKERLWRVLDLFTRKSYATLAVLCACVVAAAGLAVSHHLKIGDLDPGAPELRPDSRYNRDVAYMNQHYGASSDVYAVLVKTPDNGGCSSYDVLKRVDALEWELRQLDGVESVNTLALLNRRMLSGLNEASPKWYELVKNQDMLNTVTAGAPRGLYNESCGLLTLYVYLKDHRADTLARVVAHVEGFAAANNSPDVQFLQAAGSAGIEAATNIVVKRSWYEMLFLVYGAVVVLCFVTFRSWRAVVVAILPLMLTSVLAEALMVCLGIGVKVATLPVIALGVGIGIDYALYILSVMLARMRDGMSLSEAYYRALLFTGKVVMLTGVTLAVGVATWAFSPIKFQADMGILLAFMFLLNMLGALILLPALGHFLLRPRMAARHAPPACTADGAPVAAGTPMPD
- a CDS encoding DUF1302 domain-containing protein, whose protein sequence is MQSTRDSSDAGMSKAPKARLLTVLLAHLFIVPAVHASELDSGNPDLKLRWDNTVKYSTGVRAKNASDALKVDPNQDDGDRNFDRGFISNRVDLLSEFDASYRQFGVRVSGAAWYDFAYNTSNDNDSAPGTVNAFGVAHDRFPSQTRKYNGRDAEILDAFVSGRFEPAGTPVTFRLGRHALIWGESVFFGGNGIAAGQAPIDVNKALSVPNLRFNELIRPDNQVSGQIQLTPNLAVAGYYKLGWEENRLPGLGSYFSGMAPDFTLPGSDMLYVPGAGTSIFFRRAADMKGGRSGQGGLQLKYRLGDSDLDLGFYALQYNDRNFQVLVKPGSFSTPPVAPNQIGEYQLAYHEHTRTYGVSASTSVGNVNFAGEVSVHRNLALQSVAQVDLAGTSDNNHNPLYAVGNSLQAQFSWIASLGPSFIASEASWVGEVAWNRRTSITKNAGALDPNTTRNAWSLRTIYEPSYRQAWPGIDISVPVGLGYTPSGRSSVVGGFGVSHGGDVSVGINGAYLDTWRIGINYTHYFGPEGTFLVPISLANQTFKQSLKDRDFVSLSVRRTF